A single genomic interval of Zobellia nedashkovskayae harbors:
- a CDS encoding 3-keto-disaccharide hydrolase — protein sequence MKNIVLIVFMAVVAFGCKEKAEKTQKEMESERVAEAEAEKPPTEWTVLFDGSSFDGWKEYNKEGVSENWKLEDGAMVFYPPTEKEEGEAFNLVTKKNYTDFILSLEWKISEGGNSGVFWGVNETPELSEAYQTGPEVQVLDNEKHPDAKNGTTHQAGSLYDMIAPSADVTKPVGEWNNMVITINHKEQKGSISLNGTDVVDFPVGNEMWNVMVSKSKFADWDHFGKFTTGKIGLQDHGNMVSFKDIKIKEL from the coding sequence ATGAAGAATATAGTACTTATTGTTTTTATGGCAGTAGTAGCCTTTGGTTGTAAAGAAAAAGCAGAAAAAACTCAAAAAGAAATGGAATCTGAACGCGTAGCGGAAGCGGAAGCCGAAAAACCACCTACAGAGTGGACGGTTCTTTTTGATGGCTCTTCATTTGACGGATGGAAAGAATATAATAAAGAAGGTGTTTCCGAGAATTGGAAATTAGAAGACGGTGCCATGGTTTTTTATCCTCCAACGGAAAAAGAAGAAGGTGAGGCATTTAATCTAGTAACCAAAAAAAATTACACAGATTTTATTTTGTCTTTGGAATGGAAAATTTCAGAAGGTGGTAATAGTGGTGTGTTCTGGGGTGTAAATGAAACTCCTGAACTATCTGAGGCCTACCAGACTGGTCCGGAAGTACAGGTGTTAGATAATGAGAAACATCCTGACGCCAAAAATGGTACAACTCACCAAGCAGGCTCGTTGTATGATATGATAGCACCTTCTGCAGATGTTACCAAACCTGTAGGCGAATGGAATAATATGGTAATTACCATAAATCATAAAGAGCAAAAAGGAAGTATCTCTTTAAACGGAACTGATGTTGTTGACTTCCCGGTTGGTAATGAAATGTGGAATGTTATGGTGTCCAAATCAAAATTTGCAGATTGGGACCATTTCGGAAAATTCACTACCGGAAAAATAGGTTTACAAGACCATGGTAATATGGTTTCTTTTAAAGATATAAAAATTAAGGAGCTTTAG
- a CDS encoding sugar phosphate isomerase/epimerase family protein, with product MKTIKGPGVFLAQFVDGKAPFNTLDGMCKWAADLGYKGIQIPTWESFLIDLDKAAESQDYCDELKGKINSYGLEITELSTHLQGQLVAVNPAYDLMFDSFAPDAVKNNPKARTEWAVETVKKAATASRRLGLNAHATFSGALLWHTWHPWPQRPAGLVEMGFEELAKRWMPILNHFDEQGVDVCYEIHPGEDLHDGDTFERFLAATGNHKRVNILYDPSHFVLQQLDYIEYIDHYHEFIKSFHVKDSEFNPTGKKGAFGGYNDWGDRAGRYRSLGDGQIDFKTIFSKLTQYGCDVWAVMEWECCIKSPEQGAREGAIFIQDHIIEATEKTFDDFAGSAVDKEMLKKILGIS from the coding sequence ATGAAGACAATTAAAGGTCCCGGTGTATTTTTAGCGCAATTTGTAGACGGTAAGGCACCGTTCAATACATTGGATGGCATGTGTAAATGGGCTGCAGATTTAGGTTATAAAGGTATTCAAATCCCTACTTGGGAAAGTTTTTTAATAGATTTGGATAAAGCAGCCGAGAGCCAGGATTATTGTGACGAGCTTAAAGGGAAAATAAATTCCTATGGTCTTGAAATTACTGAACTTTCAACGCACCTTCAAGGACAGTTGGTTGCTGTTAACCCGGCTTACGACCTTATGTTTGACAGTTTTGCTCCCGATGCAGTAAAAAACAACCCAAAAGCACGTACCGAGTGGGCCGTAGAAACGGTAAAAAAAGCGGCTACTGCAAGTAGAAGATTAGGACTTAATGCTCATGCTACTTTCTCTGGTGCACTGCTTTGGCATACTTGGCACCCATGGCCGCAAAGACCTGCTGGTTTAGTAGAAATGGGTTTTGAGGAGCTAGCAAAAAGATGGATGCCAATCTTGAATCATTTTGATGAACAAGGGGTTGATGTTTGTTACGAAATTCACCCAGGAGAAGATTTGCACGATGGAGATACTTTTGAGCGTTTTCTTGCCGCTACAGGAAACCATAAACGAGTAAATATCCTATATGACCCAAGTCACTTTGTTTTACAACAGTTAGATTATATAGAGTACATAGATCACTATCATGAGTTTATAAAATCCTTTCACGTAAAGGATTCAGAATTCAACCCTACAGGTAAAAAAGGGGCCTTTGGTGGTTATAACGATTGGGGAGACAGAGCTGGTAGATACCGTTCTTTAGGCGATGGTCAAATAGATTTTAAAACCATTTTTTCTAAACTTACGCAGTACGGTTGTGATGTTTGGGCTGTTATGGAGTGGGAATGCTGTATTAAAAGCCCTGAGCAAGGTGCTCGAGAAGGAGCGATTTTTATTCAAGACCATATTATTGAAGCAACGGAGAAAACTTTTGATGATTTTGCTGGTTCAGCAGTTGACAAAGAAATGCTTAAAAAGATATTGGGTATCTCTTAA